The following are from one region of the Biomphalaria glabrata chromosome 12, xgBioGlab47.1, whole genome shotgun sequence genome:
- the LOC106072755 gene encoding meiotic nuclear division protein 1 homolog isoform X2, with the protein MTEFFYEKKDFFQLKDLEKLCPKEKGITSMSVKEVVQSLVDDGIVDTDKIGTSIYFWAFPSKSSQNRKRKLDELDGKLKALAAKKEQLLVALEKAKIGKEDSDERVEVIEELNKRKAEKAALNAEIEKYKDSDPSVLEKYKQEAEQAKEAANRWTDNIFSTKSWIKNKFSFEESVLDKQFGIPADFDYVE; encoded by the exons ATGACAGAATTTTTCTATGAAAAG aaagaCTTTTTCCAGCTAAAAGATCTAGAAAAACTATGTCCAAAAGAGAAAGGCATTACGAGCATGTCAGTGAAAGAAGTTGTACAGAGTCTTGTTGATGATGGAATAGTAGATACTGACAAAATTGGTACATCCATCTATTTTTGGGCATTTCCTAGCAAGTCAAgtcaaaat agaaaaagaaaactagATGAGCTAGATGGAAAGCTGAAAGCATTGGCAGCCAAAAAAGAACAACTACTAGTAGCATTAGAAAAGGCCAAAATTGGCAAAGAGGATtct GATGAACGAGTGGAGGTCATTGAAGAGCTCAACAAAAGGAAGGCAGAAAAGGCAGCACTAAATGCTGAgattgaaaaatacaaagattctGATCCAAGTGTTTtggaaaaatataaacaagaagCTGAACAAGCAAAAGAGGCAGCTAATAGATGGACAG ATAACATCTTCTCCACAAAATCTTGGATCAAGAACAAATTCTCCTTTGAAGAAAGTGTGCTAGACAAACAGTTTGGTATACCAGCTGACTTTGACTATGTTGAGTGA
- the LOC106072755 gene encoding meiotic nuclear division protein 1 homolog isoform X1: protein MSKKKGLSLEEKRSRMTEFFYEKKDFFQLKDLEKLCPKEKGITSMSVKEVVQSLVDDGIVDTDKIGTSIYFWAFPSKSSQNRKRKLDELDGKLKALAAKKEQLLVALEKAKIGKEDSDERVEVIEELNKRKAEKAALNAEIEKYKDSDPSVLEKYKQEAEQAKEAANRWTDNIFSTKSWIKNKFSFEESVLDKQFGIPADFDYVE, encoded by the exons atg tCGAAAAAGAAAGGATTAAGCTTGGAAGAAAAACGTTCCAGAATGACAGAATTTTTCTATGAAAAG aaagaCTTTTTCCAGCTAAAAGATCTAGAAAAACTATGTCCAAAAGAGAAAGGCATTACGAGCATGTCAGTGAAAGAAGTTGTACAGAGTCTTGTTGATGATGGAATAGTAGATACTGACAAAATTGGTACATCCATCTATTTTTGGGCATTTCCTAGCAAGTCAAgtcaaaat agaaaaagaaaactagATGAGCTAGATGGAAAGCTGAAAGCATTGGCAGCCAAAAAAGAACAACTACTAGTAGCATTAGAAAAGGCCAAAATTGGCAAAGAGGATtct GATGAACGAGTGGAGGTCATTGAAGAGCTCAACAAAAGGAAGGCAGAAAAGGCAGCACTAAATGCTGAgattgaaaaatacaaagattctGATCCAAGTGTTTtggaaaaatataaacaagaagCTGAACAAGCAAAAGAGGCAGCTAATAGATGGACAG ATAACATCTTCTCCACAAAATCTTGGATCAAGAACAAATTCTCCTTTGAAGAAAGTGTGCTAGACAAACAGTTTGGTATACCAGCTGACTTTGACTATGTTGAGTGA